Genomic DNA from Manihot esculenta cultivar AM560-2 chromosome 15, M.esculenta_v8, whole genome shotgun sequence:
GTACAGCCAGCCTGGCCATATGCCTTCACGATTGGTGCTGATTCTTTTTGTTATTTGCCTTACAACCCAATATTTTGCTTCACTTACTGCAGGTTGCAATCATTTGTAATCACCAGCGTACTATTTCAAAATCTCATAGTGCGCAAATGTCAAAGTTGACTGAGAAAATTGAGGAACTCAAGGTAATAAATATTTCTAATACTGCTTTATCATTATTGAGGAATGAAGTCATTTTTTTACCTTAGAAATTGGATCCTTGTTGATGCACATGGGTTTGATAGAGTTCTCTGGGCGCTGAGTCTCCAcctctcatttccttttcatatgTCCTTGCACATGCTCGTGCATATATTTCTGTTCCCCAGCTAATTGTTTCATTTGCCATATATTTTACCTTATCTTCCTCCATATTCTGGGACCCTCACAAATTTGGTCTAAGAGCTTCTGGTGTTCATTAATTTCATGCTTTGCATTGATGTTTGTTCTTTCGATTGCAGGGAACTCTAAAAGAGCTAAAAACTGATTTGGACAGGGCCAAGAAGGGGAAGCCTCCATTAAAGGATGCAGCAGGAAAGCAAAAGAGGAACCTGAGTCCTGAAGCGTAATACAACTTGAGCCTTTTGTTGAAGTATTTTAtgaaccttatgtttttaagctgTTTCACTGTGGTTCATTAATTGATACAGCATAGAGAAAAAGATCGCATCAACCAATCAAAGGATTGAGAAAATGGAATTGGCCATGAAGACTAAAGAGGATCTGAAAACTGTGGCCTTAGGCACGTCCAAAATCAATTACCTTGATCCTAGGATCACAGTAGCATGGTGCAAACGACATGAAGTTCCCATTGAAAAGGTGAACATCTTTTCTGGGATAATTACAAACAACTTTGGTTCCATTACTGCTACTGCTGGTTGGAAGCAAATTCAAAAGTTGCATGCCTTGTGAAAGGCGGATAATGTAACCGACTgttttgttctttcttttttggCAGATATTCAACAAATCGCTTTTGGCAAAGTTTGCTTGGGCAATGGATGTGGATCCCCAATTCAGATTCTGAGCTTCATTCTTCTCTGGTGGAGTAATGAAGTAACTTCACTCGCTCTCCCCCACCTCCTTTCTCAAACGCCAAAAAAGGGGTTAAAAAAAGTACAATTCCTCTTCTTTTAATCTCCATCATCACAAtttatttaacattttttttcctCCTGTTCAAGCGGAAATTAATGTTGTATGTTCAGTCTAATCTAATTATGGGGCGATTTGCCCCCCCTTCTTCATACTTTTTCAGTTAGATCATTCGTTGATGGTGAGTTGCATAGACGTTGTGATACCAAGAACTAACAATATAACTATAAAGAACACACATAATTAATCAGACACCAGTAATTTTTGTTGGTTTTCCTTTTGTTGTTATGTAATTTCTGATGGTTGGAGAAGTTGTAATGGAAGAGTGCAGGTCTAGCATATGTGTTTTGCAAGGTTTTATTTGGTTTCATGAATGTGGGACAAGAAATTTAGCAGATCTAATTACTATTTCAAGTTATATGCTCGAGACTGAACAAGTGTGGAATATAAGAACTATACAAATTCGCTTACTAGCGCCGTGACTCTCAGGataaatcaaacaaaggaaatcACGTGATAATTTgcacatttataaaattatattaacacGGGACTGGACAAGGTGACTCTGTTTTAAGCCGATGAACATAGCATCGCAATCGTAGTAAATATCAAAAACAGAAGCACAGGTTCAATAAATGGGCTGTTTCTTTCCTTCATAAAGTACAATCAGTATGAAATGGCAATAAACCTTACAAAAACTAAAATCTATAGAGAGCGAAGGAACAGGGACTCCACCGCTGTGGTGGCTAGCTGGATCCGTTGCTAACTAATTACACCATCCTTTTAGGAACAAAATGAGGAATGAGGTTCGCTTCAATTCTCTCTCTTATAGTAACCACTTCTCTCTAAAATCAAGAGAAGCCAAACCCAAAAAAAGGCGTAGATGTTTTTTCGTTATTTTTAGAGATCCATTCtcaatctttctttctttctttctttttttttaataatattagcgATCActatttctttcaattctgtctGTGCTAATCGCCTAGAGCAAGGCCTGCAATTGTTTCCATCAAGGCATCGATACGGTCACAAATTCTCACAAACTGAAGTTTTTTTTAAACTCAAATACAAGTGAAGCTCTGTTTAGTTGAAACtcctattaaaaattaaattaagttgATTAGGAGCTGTTTAACTGATGAAAGTACTTATTAATTCAAAACTGTTGTTCAATTACTATactgattatatatattaactCTTTGCTTTACAAAAGTTTTAACCGTTGAAGTAATGTTAGGTTATAATTGGTGTTAATtgataattttcaaaatatagggTAAAAttgtaaacttttaaaaaatacagaGTTAAATTAGCAATTACcccatttatatatatagtattttgTCAAGTGATTCTTTGAGgcagcaaataaaataaaactgaaaaatataaaaactgcaGCAATCATGATACTAAACATGTAAGTTCATATAACTAAAAGATACATCACACTAAGGATGACAACTATGAGTGAGAGCTAAGTCAAATTAACTACTCAACCAAGGTGACCCCTAAGCTATAATATTTTCAACTAGGGGGACATGTACCCTACCTAAACCCcctatttattcttttttacatatttattattataggatttcatttaattttcagcCTCAGCTTCTCCCATTGCTTTTGGCTTACCACCGAATCCGTGCTTCCCATACCCACCATAGCCATAGCCATCACCATATCCATGTTTACCTCCATACCCATATCCGCGTCCATATCCACCGTATCCGCGTCCATATCCACCGTGTCCGTGTCC
This window encodes:
- the LOC110601738 gene encoding DNA topoisomerase 1 alpha isoform X2; amino-acid sequence: MRRLFMQDDDEADTVGCCTLKVANVECIPGSFNLKFDFLGKDSIRYENTVEVKPEVYDAIGTFQKGKKQTDDLFDKLDTTKLNAHLKELMPGLTAKVFRTYNASITLDEKLYEETDDGDVAEKVVIYQRANKEVAIICNHQRTISKSHSAQMSKLTEKIEELKGTLKELKTDLDRAKKGKPPLKDAAGKQKRNLSPEAIEKKIASTNQRIEKMELAMKTKEDLKTVALGTSKINYLDPRITVAWCKRHEVPIEKIFNKSLLAKFAWAMDVDPQFRF